One window of Telopea speciosissima isolate NSW1024214 ecotype Mountain lineage unplaced genomic scaffold, Tspe_v1 Tspe_v1.0702, whole genome shotgun sequence genomic DNA carries:
- the LOC122648286 gene encoding uncharacterized protein LOC122648286 translates to MLARDSCFARVTTGVVVGGVVVGTGVGIYGTYEAIMYKALGLLKISYIGQTTLGSATIFGLFLGARSLMHCGK, encoded by the coding sequence atgctggCGAGGGATAGCTGCTTTGCTCGTGTTACAACAGGCGTTGTAGTCGGCGGTGTTGTTGTTGGCACTGGCGTTGGTATTTATGGGACTTATGAGGCTATCATGTATAAAGCCCTTGgacttttgaaaatcagttaCATTGGGCAGACAACACTTGGCAGTGCAACCATTTTTGGTCTTTTCTTAGGAGCTAGGAGTTTGATGCATTGCGggaagtag